TCGTGCCGAAATAAAGCAACTTTGCATGAACAATTTTTCAAGCATTCCTTCTTACAACTCTCTATGTCCGTTCCTTTCAGAGCTGCAGCACCATCATCAATATAACTGAAATGGTACACATTTTGATATGTAAGAAGAGAATGATATTCAAGATTTTCACATGTCGTTGCATTGATTGCTGGACAACCGGATTCGGATTCGCCTTGAGCAAGTTCGGGTTCGCCTTGAGCAAGTCCTGGTGGACATAAGCACATTCCATTTGAGCAGAATTCATAATCGTTGCAAATTGTTGGGTAATCGCATTCCGGAATATGGCTAGTCAACATATTATGAGCCACCGTCATACTGCCGTCATGAAGAATGAGATGCCCATTTGATTCAAATTTTAAGAACAGTCCAGGTCTACTACGAACAGAGACACTTGCAGAAAGCCAAGGCGAACCAAGCGCTCCAAACTCAGGTGCATTGACGTATAACGCAATATCCTCAGATCCACTGTACTTTAGTTCTATGCTTTCCAGGTTCCAAACATGATCGAAAAATTTAAGGTACATCTGTGGGACATTAGCTTGGTAAAAACCCAACAGACCATGAGAGGTCACAGAAAGATAGAAATTTCCCTCTGAGATATTGTATTCTGAAACACTACTCACCAGCTTCTGCCCTCTCACCAATTTCTGGCCTGGAACCAATGTGTCTGTTGGATGATCAAAAGACTGCCAAACAATATTGTTATTGGTATCATGGAGGACAAGATTTCCAGTGTCCATCATCTTCATACCTGCAACAGACTTGTTAGATGTATTGGTAGACCAAACCAAACTTCCATCTGCATCTCTTAGCTCCAAATTTCCATCAACTAGTAACTGTAACGTTGCATTCTCACGGACGGGTTTATTTCTATTTGCTGACCATATGTTGGAAAGACCATAATTGGACAAATCTGGGAAATTATATCCACTTGTTTCTAACAATGCAACAACAAGAAAGAAGCGAGCACTATCTGGGTCAAATTGATCATCCTTCAAATAATCAACTGGGTAAAATGCACAAACAGAACCCCTAACCATGGATTCGGAAGAAATCGTTTTGTTTTCAAATAATGCAGCACTAGCATTTCCATCAGAGAGGATTATTCGTGAATAACTGACGGATGGTAGGGATATATTATTGGTCCATGATGTGGGTGTTGATACTTGTGCTGTGGGAGTTTGAGCTGCCACGAAGAATGCAAGAAATAAGATGATGAGAAACTGCATAACAGCTTTCAAAGTCGTCCAAATAGCCATGATTTTATGAGTTGCAACAACTAGAGGCAAGTATGTGCTTTGGGTTAAAATCTGAAGTTAGTTAAACTTGCAAACAAGTGACGCATTGCAAAGAAAtcaagaaataaaaatataaatctaTGCAATAAATTTTAAAGGTTAAATATGTCATTATAAAACTATATATGCATAGAAGTTACAGATTTCTATAAATACATAACTTGCCTGTTGCTTTCTTTGGACTTGCAACCTTAATAATTGAATCATTTAAAATCGCAACTTTTTTgtcacaataataataataataataataataataataaaaaagaagaCATCATCTTCACAAGGTAGGAATTCTTGTCTCTATGGGTTAGGTCTATTATGGCGGCTAGGTCAATCATTTCGGCATTTTATAAAGGGAAAATGCTTGGTGTACAAAATTTTGTATACAAAAACGTAAAAAGGGGGTAATTCAATAAATTCGTAATACTTTTTAGACGTGTAATGTCTATTTAGTTTTTCTTTTTATAGATTTTTcatatttgaattttaaaatttataacttCTCTCTCTTCTATCATTGATCATCTAATTGAATATCACTAACTTTCTAACATCTCATTTTTCACCAGATTTTCAACCAATTAAAGACTATTTCACTGTCCATTTAACCTATCAGATCCACTATTTTATTAACTTATCAGAACCTACCATCATTTTAGCTTATTAGAGCTCACCATTACTATAATATATCAAAACTCACTATTCTTTTAGCCTATTAGAGCTCACTATTACTATAACTATAACCTATCAGAATCCACTATCTCGTTAACCAATaatgatttatctcaatctcTAACTATGTAGAAGGCTCCACAATCCAAACTCAAGCATTTTCGGTTTAATTTTCTTCATGTATCTATTTTTGGcattttatttttggttattttcgaatcaaatttatatttttcatttcatACACTCCAAGCTCTATGACAATGGGAGGTCAATAAATTTTTACAAAAGGGAAGAAAAATGGAAAATATTATGTTGTCTTTGAAGGTTGAACTCGCAGGGTATTTTCTTCATGGCAAGATTGTGCATTGGCTATTTTAGGTGTGAGTGGAAGTGTTTACAAGTCTTTTAATAGTTATGATAAAGCTCTTTATGCTTATGATCAATATTGTAATGTTAAAAAGATAGTTGAAGGCACATCTCAAGTGCTTGATGTTGAAGAAATCTACATACAAGAATACGAAGGGACAAATAAGAATGCTCAAATATGTTTCCTCGTTGGAGTTTTAGTAGGGCTAGTAATATCTAAATTCAATGGTTCAGTTTGATAGGCATATATTTTTTTCATGTGAATTTGATTGGTTTTAATCTAAATTCGAGGAAAATATGAGATTATTGGTAATTTTGTTATGGAGAAAGAATCCatagttttatattataattttattaagccTTGTATTTATTTGTTAGTATTGAAATAGTAAATATTTTCCTCCATTTCCTTAGATTTATTTGCTATGAAATTAAGCCTATACATGGATAAAAATTAGATGAAAATCATTCAAAGAGTTATGAACAAagtaacaattaaattttatattcatgCCTAATACATCAtatgaaaaaaaatatacaaaCCATTAGCCTTAGTGGTATTGGTCATTGTTTGGCAGTTTAAAGTAAAAACTAAGTGCAAATCGAAGCAAAATGTAGGGGTGTAGTTTACTATCCATTTTACAAGATGATTGGCACATGAAAATTTCGTGCATAATGTAAATTTGACCACACATCCCTCATGAATATTGCAGTAGCAAAAGTGATGTAAAGTTTAGACAGCAAAGGAATAACACAATAAGTCAAAACAAGTATTCCAACCCTAGTGGTATTAGACATTGCTTGATAATTTCGAGCATAAATTAAGTGCAaagcaaataaaattataatatttacaaaatTTAAGCAAGCCATATAACATTATCATAGCAAAATTTGGCACTACAAATTTAAGCAAATATAATTATCTTGTATAATATTGACACTCATTATAAAGAAGCAATCCATTGTAAGAGTTTGGAATATCAAGCACACATAACAATATCCATAACTTAATAATAATATGATAATATAGTGCTAGAATTTTATCTATGACCTAAAGATAAGTTCATAATTCAAACCCTAAAGTTAAATATGAGTTtacaatatcaaaaaaaaaaaaaaaatagcataaTGATCCATATAAGGCAATGGAGATATCATCATCTATTACCTTATAATGGTTCTAATAAACACAATCTCATTAGCAGAAGGATCAACTAGCTGAAAAGAAACTTTATCCCTTCTCTTTGCTTCATGATGGCCAAGGAATTGCCCCCATCCCTTTTCAAACTTTCCCTTGTACAAGTGACCTTCACTGTCCAACCTAAGCATATATTTCACCTTGAAATTTGTCCCCCTCGTTGGGCATCGAAGATCAATTTTCTTTGGTTCAGTACCTAAATTATCCTTTGCGAAGGATAGTAGAATATTCTATGCAAGTGTTATTGTCAAATTACATTAGccaagtaaaattaaaataatatttaaatcaaattacATGATTatcaaaggaagaagaaaaaaaaaaaataacttacTAACTTGTACTTCTAGTCACAAGTATTCATTTGCGCAGTGAACATCAATCCGTTCGGATTACCTTCATGCTCATCATCCGACGAGACATAAACAAAGTCTTCACCTAGACAAGGTCCGTAGCAAATCTCCACTCCATCACTATTGAACAAGAACATGCTCATTGAATCAGATTTGATTTTGTTGAAATAAGCAGCATCAATAGAAGAAGTGGTCAGTGGACTGTAATGGCTAATTACATCCACTAAATCACCCTCTTTGAATCATACGTTGcttccattttctttcctttcaatTTCACCAGTCCACTAGTGTGTTTGCGGTCTTCTTACATGTAGCACTATTGTATCTAACAAAACCACATTTAGATGTTGAAGAACATCATTTGGTAGCTCTTGTATTAACATAACATTAAAAGAGACAtggttagaaaaaaaaattattgaatggaatatatatataggaaaaatctgttaattaaaaaaaaaagagaaacatCATTATATCATGGAATATTACCCAGTTAGAGAGGTGATCATCAGTAACCTTGATTATAGATGAGTCTTTTTTATCATTTACAGCTGCCATTCTTCATTTGTACCAATAACGATGAACAAAATTTTTCCACAATAACTAACAGTCCCCTTGTTCAATGGGAAGCAAAATTTGAGAAGTTCACTAACCTGAGCAAATTAAAGAGGGAAAAAGAAAAGCATAATAGAGTAATTACACATACTAATGGCTAAAATTTGCACTTAAAAAATCCTGCTAACTAAATTAACAATGAATAAACTAAAGATTCAAAATAAACATGCAGAATGAATTACCACATGCTCAACTTAATCCCATCCAAGAATCCATTAACAACTGAAATCCAAATTTAAGGAAGCCCACACCAAAAAGAATAATACTAAAGCAAATAAGAATAATACTCAGTATATATACACAAAGTGATATGAAATGACACAAATTGCTTAAAGAATCATCTTCACATGTATGATATGAGTATTCTAAGCATTATAAATTTGAGGCCTTCAAAGAATCATCTTTACTTGTATGACATGAGTATAAATACACAAGGTGatatgaaatgaaacaaattttaGGCATTATAAATATGAGTATTCTGAAAGATATAGGCATGCTGAAAATTTAGG
The sequence above is a segment of the Hevea brasiliensis isolate MT/VB/25A 57/8 chromosome 11, ASM3005281v1, whole genome shotgun sequence genome. Coding sequences within it:
- the LOC110664554 gene encoding G-type lectin S-receptor-like serine/threonine-protein kinase SD2-5, translating into MAIWTTLKAVMQFLIILFLAFFVAAQTPTAQVSTPTSWTNNISLPSVSYSRIILSDGNASAALFENKTISSESMVRGSVCAFYPVDYLKDDQFDPDSARFFLVVALLETSGYNFPDLSNYGLSNIWSANRNKPVRENATLQLLVDGNLELRDADGSLVWSTNTSNKSVAGMKMMDTGNLVLHDTNNNIVWQSFDHPTDTLVPGQKLVRGQKLVSSVSEYNISEGNFYLSVTSHGLLGFYQANVPQMYLKFFDHVWNLESIELKYSGSEDIALYVNAPEFGALGSPWLSASVSVRSRPGLFLKFESNGHLILHDGSMTVAHNMLTSHIPECDYPTICNDYEFCSNGMCLCPPGLAQGEPELAQGESESGCPAINATTCENLEYHSLLTYQNVYHFSYIDDGAAALKGTDIESCKKECLKNCSCKVALFRHDYNSLLGDCFLPSPVLTLIYDEYRRRYYKSSYAFIKTLNNKENGRGSSRSKIVAGSTIGAFFLVGLAIGFWFVFLRNKREEEEYMEDNFDKLSGMLMRFTYQELIVATGDFKEKLGEGGFGSVFEGTLQKGDKIAVKRLDSIGQGKKEFLAEVETIGSIHHVNLVRLIGFCAEKVHRLLVYEFMCNGSLDKWIFSKEPLLRPPLNWEIRMTIVLNIAKGLAYLHEECRQRIVHLDIKPQNILLDEELRAKISDFGLCKLIDRDQSQVVTTMRGTPGYLAPELFSSVITEKADVYSFGIVVMEVVCGRKNMDRSQPEECMHLLPIFMRKAEEDQLVDMVDRSNQDMQFHYSEAVQMMKVAIWCLQSDYKRRPSMSDVVKALEGNLDVEAYLDYTIHNPIKVAAARREAEQGTATPILPSLLSGPR